Proteins encoded in a region of the Mucispirillum schaedleri ASF457 genome:
- a CDS encoding Fur family transcriptional regulator, with amino-acid sequence MAISKYSRQRELIYKTVIENKVHPTAEFVYNYLKKDNPQLSLGTVYRNLQQLSDNGEINRLSIPNQPDRFDGVIEEHYHAVCEKCVTIYDIHINEMFDIDSLVAEKTGLDITGHEIIFKTICPMCKN; translated from the coding sequence ATGGCAATTTCAAAGTATTCCCGCCAGCGTGAGCTTATCTACAAAACAGTAATAGAAAATAAAGTGCATCCTACAGCAGAGTTTGTTTACAATTACTTGAAAAAAGATAACCCACAGCTTAGTTTGGGAACAGTATATAGAAATTTACAGCAGTTATCTGATAATGGTGAGATAAACAGGCTTTCAATACCAAATCAGCCAGACAGATTTGATGGAGTTATTGAAGAACATTATCATGCAGTATGTGAAAAATGTGTCACAATATATGATATTCACATAAATGAGATGTTTGATATTGACAGTCTGGTTGCTGAGAAAACAGGACTTGATATTACAGGTCATGAAATAATATTTAAAACAATATGTCCCATGTGCAAAAATTAG